In Deinococcus sp. QL22, the following are encoded in one genomic region:
- a CDS encoding DUF937 domain-containing protein, with the protein MMDIFNMLGGMGQAQQTVGNQLGTNPNQTSAAMEAAVPLLLGALTRNATQPGGLDALTGALNQHDGSALDAFGQGQVPNTQDGQKILGHVFGGQQQAAANAVGKRAGIDPQMAMQVLSMLAPLVLGYLSRQRQGQAQGGGQMQGGGDIGSILGGMLGGGAGGLGGMLGGLLGGGQQQQTQQPHYQQPQYQQPEQGNMGGLGGMLGSVLGGGQQQQGQGQYQQPQQQAPGGDLFGSLNKVLDRDGDGSGLDDLIGMFGGRR; encoded by the coding sequence ATGATGGACATTTTTAACATGCTCGGCGGAATGGGACAGGCGCAGCAGACGGTGGGCAACCAACTGGGCACCAACCCCAACCAGACCAGCGCCGCAATGGAAGCCGCCGTACCGCTGCTGCTGGGCGCACTGACCCGCAACGCCACCCAACCCGGTGGCCTCGACGCCCTGACCGGCGCACTGAACCAGCACGACGGCAGCGCCCTCGACGCCTTCGGTCAGGGGCAGGTGCCCAACACCCAGGACGGCCAGAAAATTCTGGGCCATGTGTTCGGCGGGCAGCAGCAGGCCGCCGCCAACGCTGTGGGCAAACGGGCAGGCATCGACCCGCAAATGGCGATGCAGGTGCTCTCTATGCTCGCTCCACTGGTGCTGGGCTACCTGAGCCGTCAGCGGCAGGGGCAAGCACAGGGTGGCGGTCAGATGCAGGGCGGCGGCGATATCGGCAGCATTCTGGGCGGCATGTTGGGCGGCGGCGCAGGCGGCTTGGGCGGCATGCTCGGCGGACTGTTGGGCGGCGGGCAGCAGCAACAGACTCAGCAGCCTCATTATCAGCAGCCCCAGTACCAGCAGCCTGAGCAGGGCAACATGGGCGGCCTCGGCGGCATGCTGGGCAGCGTGTTGGGCGGCGGCCAACAGCAGCAGGGTCAGGGCCAATACCAGCAGCCTCAGCAGCAAGCCCCCGGCGGCGACCTGTTCGGCAGCCTGAATAAAGTGCTCGACCGCGATGGCGATGGCAGCGGCCTCGACGACCTGATCGGCATGTTCGGCGGGCGGCGCTAA
- a CDS encoding MIP/aquaporin family protein produces MLPQKLIAEAIGTFALIFAGVLAITNDAGLLGVAFAHGLAIAVMAMALGTVSGGQFNPAVSIGLSLTGNQDWRTTAAFIPAQLVGAALGAFAALATVGEAKLSAVGYGVANPGAGISVGGAFLMEVILTAFLVLVVVKVAIHQRSVMGGLIVGLTIVVDILAGGPISGAAMNPARSFGPALVSGDWANHWIYWLAPIIGAALGAFIAEFTEGLRPKTVPPLKN; encoded by the coding sequence TACGTTCGCACTCATTTTCGCTGGCGTTCTCGCCATTACCAACGACGCCGGGCTGTTGGGCGTGGCTTTTGCACACGGCCTCGCTATTGCAGTCATGGCTATGGCGCTGGGTACGGTCAGCGGCGGGCAGTTCAACCCTGCCGTCAGCATCGGCCTGAGCCTCACAGGCAATCAGGATTGGCGCACCACCGCCGCCTTTATTCCGGCCCAACTGGTCGGTGCGGCCCTCGGCGCTTTCGCGGCCCTGGCCACTGTCGGCGAGGCCAAACTTAGCGCCGTCGGCTACGGCGTCGCCAACCCCGGCGCAGGCATCAGCGTAGGCGGCGCGTTCCTGATGGAAGTCATCCTGACCGCCTTCCTCGTGTTGGTCGTTGTCAAGGTTGCCATTCATCAGCGCAGCGTAATGGGCGGCCTGATCGTGGGTCTGACTATCGTCGTGGACATCCTGGCAGGCGGCCCCATCAGCGGCGCGGCCATGAACCCCGCCCGTTCGTTTGGCCCTGCACTGGTGTCGGGCGACTGGGCCAACCACTGGATCTACTGGCTGGCTCCCATTATCGGCGCGGCGCTGGGTGCATTTATTGCCGAATTTACCGAAGGGCTGCGGCCTAAAACGGTTCCCCCTCTGAAGAACTGA